From the genome of Henckelia pumila isolate YLH828 unplaced genomic scaffold, ASM3356847v2 CTG_601:::fragment_2:::debris, whole genome shotgun sequence, one region includes:
- the LOC140873477 gene encoding uncharacterized protein — translation MANITKFEFEALDISGKNYLSWILDAEVHLVSKDLGNTIKEKNNESPQDLAKSLIFLRHHLDDGLKAEYLTVKNPQELWKNLKERFDHQRSVVLPRAHYERIYLRLQDFKSVSDYNSALFKICSKLKLCGENISDQDLLEKTFSTFHASNVLLQQQYRERGFKKYSELISCLLVAEQNNELLLKNHQLRPIGSTPFPEANEISFPEVNANSTQNPHIRRGRGRGRGHGHGRGHGQNKNYQQHDEKRQKTNHQQWKPNNEEKKGRNMKEYEDKCFKCGTKEHWSRICRTPKNLVDLYQSSIKGKGKIETNFADDDGPVDITHLDVSDFFAQPDGNIDHLIGGGVLENIE, via the coding sequence ATGGCAAACATtacaaaatttgaatttgaagcTCTTGACATCAGTGGAAAAAACTatttgtcatggattttggatgCTGAGGTTCATCTTGTTTCAAAGGATCTTGGAAAcacaataaaagaaaaaaataatgaatctCCGCAGGATCTTGCAAAATCTCTTATTTTTCTTCGCCACCATCTCGATGATGGATTGAAAGCCGAGTATCTCACTGTGAAGAACCCACAAGAACTTTGGAAAAATCTTAAAGAAAGGTTTGACCATCAGAGGAGTGTAGTTCTCCCAAGAGCTCATTATGAGAGGATCTATCTTCGCCTACAAGATTTCAAATCTGTAAGCGATTATAACTCCGCATTATTCAAGATTTGTTCAAAGCTCAAACTTTGTGGAGAAAATATTTCTGATCAAGATCTACTTGAAAAAACTTTCTCCACCTTTCATGCTTCAAATGTGCTCCTGCAGCAACAATATCGTGAGCGTGGATTTAAAAAGTACTCTGAGCTTATTTCCTGTCTACTAGTTGCTGAACAGAACAATGAATTACTATTAAAAAATCATCAATTACGCCCAATTGGCTCTACaccatttcctgaagcaaatgaaATATCATTCCCTGAAGTGAATGCCAACTCAACTCAAAATCCCCATATTAGaagaggacgtgggcgtgggcGTGGTCATGGGCATGGGCGTGGCCATGGTCAAAACAAAAATTACCAGCAACATGATGAAAAGAGACAGAAAACAAACCACCAGCAGTGGAAACCGaataatgaagaaaaaaaaGGGAGAAACATGAAAGAGTATGAAGATAAGTGTTTCAAATGCGGAACGAAAGAGCATTGGTCTCGTATCTGCCGTACTCCAAAGAATCTTGTGGATCTCTACCAAAGTTCGATCAAAGGAAAGGGAAAAATAGAGACAAATTTTGCTGATGATGATGGCCCTGTTGATATAACTCACTTGGATGTCTCTGATTTCTTTGCACAACCAGACGGGAATATTGATCATTTGATTGGGGGTGGTGTGCTAGAAAATATAGAGTGA